A genome region from Danio aesculapii chromosome 2, fDanAes4.1, whole genome shotgun sequence includes the following:
- the shhb gene encoding tiggy-winkle hedgehog protein — protein MDVRLHLKQIALLCFISLLLTPCGLACGPGRGYGKRRHPKKLTPLAYKQFIPNVAEKTLGASGKYEGKITRNSERFKELIPNYNPDIIFKDEENTNADRLMTKRCKDKLNSLAISVMNQWPGVKLRVTEGWDEDGHHLEESLHYEGRAVDITTSDRDKSKYGMLSRLAVEAGFDWVYYESKAHIHCSVKAENSVAAKSGGCFPGSGTVTLADGTRKHIKDLKVGDRVLAADEKGNVLISDFIMFIDQDPTTRRQFIVIETSEPFTKLTLTAAHLVFVGNSSAASGLTATFASNVKPGDTVLVWEGKGESLKSITVKRIYTEEHEGSFAPVTAHGTIIVDQVLASCYAVIENHKWAHWAFAPVRLSHKLMTWLFPARYSNVNFQEDGIHWYSNMLFHLGSWLLDRDSFHPLGISHLS, from the exons ATGGACGTAAGGCTGCATCTGAAGCAAATTGCTTTACTGTGTTTTATCAGCCTGCTTCTGACGCCTTGTGGATTAGCCTGTGGTCCTGGTAGAGGTTATGGAAAACGAAGACACCCAAAGAAATTAACCCCGTTGGCTTACAAGCAATTCATTCCCAACGTTGCCGAGAAAACGCTTGGAGCCAGCGGCAAATACGAAGGCAAAATTACAAGGAATTCAGAGAGATTTAAAGAGCTGATTCCGAATTATAATCCCGATATCATCTTTAAGGACGAGGAAAACACAAACGCTGACAGGCTGATGACCAAG CGCTGTAAGGACAAGTTAAATTCGTTGGCCATCTCCGTCATGAACCAGTGGCCCGGCGTGAAACTGCGCGTCACTGAAGGCTGGGATGAGGATGGTCACCATTTAGAAGAATCTTTGCACTATGAGGGACGGGCGGTGGACATAACTACCTCAGACAGGGATAAAAGCAAGTATGGGATGCTATCCAGGCTTGCAGTGGAGGCAGGATTCGACTGGGTCTATTATGAATCTAAAGCCCACATACACTGCTCTGTCAAAGCAG AAAACTCAGTGGCTGCTAAATCAGGAGGATGTTTTCCTGGATCTGGGACGGTGACACTCGCTGACGGGACGAGGAAACATATCAAAGATCTTAAAGTGGGCGACCGGGTTTTGGCTGCAGACGAGAAGGGAAATGTCTTAATAAGCGACTTCATTATGTTTATAGACCAGGATCCGACAACGAGAAGGCAATTCATCGTCATCGAGACGTCAGAGCCTTTCACAAAGCTCACCCTCACAGCCGCGCACCTAGTCTTCGTTGGAAACTCTTCAGCAGCTTCGGGTTTAACAGCAACATTTGCCAGCAATGTGAAGCCTGGAGATACAGTTTTAGTGTGGGAAGGCAAAGGCGAGAGCCTCAAGAGCATTACAGTGAAGAGGATTTACACTGAGGAGCACGAGGGCTCTTTTGCGCCAGTCACCGCGCACGGAACCATAATAGTGGATCAGGTGTTGGCATCGTGCTACGCGGTCATTGAGAACCACAAATGGGCACATTGGGCTTTTGCGCCGGTCAGGTTGAGTCACAAGCTGATGACGTGGCTTTTTCCGGCTCGTTATTCAAACGTCAATTTTCAGGAGGATGGTATCCACTGGTACTCAAATATGCTGTTTCATCTCGGCTCTTGGCTGCTGGACAGAGACTCTTTCCATCCACTCGGGATTTCACACTTAAGTTGA